From the uncultured Trichococcus sp. genome, one window contains:
- a CDS encoding Gfo/Idh/MocA family oxidoreductase: MLRAAIIGLGDVSPVHKYAIDASDNGELVAVCDVNEALKAKYPDVPFYTDVETMLEKEDLDVVHICLPHYLHYPVTKRCVESGVHVFQEKPLALDYDEGLKTLALAEESSKKIGVCFQNRYNDTFLELKRLLAEENVGAVTAVKGLVAWYRPETYYTTKPWRGQMEFAGGGSIINQAIHTLDLMQVLGGEIDRCKASLSNITDYDIEVEDTAVANFTFKNGARGFYMSTNAYVENSSVELQVITEKEKFTIKDNCLYRSNSSGEKELHLQDTPMQGTKFYYGPSHSALIQRFYNAIEADTDDYVTVRDALPAMLMIDAMKLSSEEKRTIEMEEIING, from the coding sequence ATGTTAAGAGCGGCAATAATCGGATTAGGCGATGTATCGCCAGTCCACAAATATGCTATCGACGCCAGCGACAACGGTGAATTGGTTGCGGTCTGCGACGTAAATGAAGCCTTGAAGGCCAAATATCCTGATGTGCCTTTTTATACAGACGTTGAAACGATGTTGGAAAAAGAGGATTTGGATGTTGTGCATATCTGCTTGCCGCACTATCTGCATTATCCGGTCACGAAACGCTGCGTTGAAAGTGGCGTGCATGTCTTCCAGGAAAAGCCCTTAGCTTTGGATTATGACGAAGGGCTGAAGACTCTCGCATTAGCAGAGGAAAGCAGCAAGAAAATCGGCGTGTGTTTCCAAAATCGCTACAACGATACTTTTTTGGAACTCAAAAGATTGCTCGCAGAAGAAAATGTCGGTGCAGTGACAGCGGTAAAGGGTTTGGTGGCATGGTACCGGCCGGAAACCTATTACACCACGAAACCATGGCGCGGCCAGATGGAATTTGCCGGCGGCGGATCCATCATCAACCAAGCCATCCATACGCTTGATCTGATGCAGGTCTTAGGCGGGGAAATCGACCGCTGCAAAGCCAGTCTGTCGAACATCACAGATTATGATATCGAAGTCGAGGACACTGCCGTTGCGAATTTCACATTCAAGAACGGCGCGCGCGGATTTTATATGTCGACCAATGCTTATGTTGAGAATTCCAGCGTAGAACTGCAGGTCATCACCGAGAAGGAAAAATTCACGATCAAGGATAACTGTTTGTACCGTTCGAACAGTTCCGGTGAAAAAGAATTGCATCTGCAGGACACGCCGATGCAAGGCACGAAATTTTATTACGGGCCAAGCCATTCTGCTCTGATCCAGCGTTTCTACAATGCAATCGAAGCAGATACCGATGATTATGTGACGGTCCGGGATGCCTTGCCGGCGATGCTGATGATCGATGCAATGAAATTATCGTCAGAAGAAAAGCGTACAATCGAAATGGAGGAAATCATAAATGGCTAA
- a CDS encoding MerR family transcriptional regulator: MEYTIQKLGRLAGISTRTLRFYDEIGLLKPKRTSSSGYRIYGEAEVDRLQQILFFKQLSFSLDEIKSAMDDPAYDAEQSLVAHKQALLEKKKEIELLIKTVDATLDEKRGGRKMSDKEKFEGLKKELLDENETRYGQEIREKYSEKTVAASNKQFAGMSEADFDAMQATAARLQELLTEAMATGDAGGEAALAVAALHKQWLSYTWPSYSPEAHRGLAQMYVDDERFTAYYDKASGKGAAAFLRDAIHNYTDKS, translated from the coding sequence ATGGAATATACAATCCAAAAATTGGGCCGGCTGGCCGGCATCAGCACGAGGACGCTACGCTTCTATGACGAAATCGGCCTGCTGAAGCCCAAACGCACCAGTTCCTCCGGCTACCGCATCTATGGTGAGGCAGAGGTGGACAGGCTGCAGCAGATTCTGTTCTTCAAACAGCTGTCCTTTTCGCTTGATGAAATCAAATCAGCGATGGATGATCCGGCATATGATGCGGAACAATCATTGGTCGCGCATAAACAGGCGCTTTTGGAGAAAAAGAAAGAAATCGAATTGCTGATCAAAACGGTGGATGCTACGCTGGACGAAAAAAGAGGAGGGAGAAAGATGAGCGACAAAGAAAAATTTGAAGGCTTGAAGAAGGAACTGCTCGACGAGAACGAAACCCGTTACGGGCAGGAAATCCGCGAAAAATACAGCGAGAAGACCGTAGCGGCATCAAACAAGCAATTCGCAGGCATGAGTGAAGCGGATTTTGACGCGATGCAGGCGACGGCCGCGCGCTTGCAAGAGCTGCTGACGGAGGCGATGGCTACGGGGGATGCCGGCGGAGAAGCTGCCTTGGCGGTGGCTGCGTTGCATAAACAGTGGCTGAGCTATACTTGGCCAAGCTACTCTCCGGAAGCGCATCGCGGGTTAGCCCAGATGTACGTCGACGACGAAAGGTTCACCGCTTACTACGACAAAGCATCAGGAAAAGGGGCCGCTGCATTTCTGCGGGATGCGATCCACAACTACACTGATAAATCATGA
- a CDS encoding sugar phosphate isomerase/epimerase: MAKVKIGVQASTVKKSFEEVGPYETLKKLHEIGYNSIEISQVATTPENIAEIQKATADFGMEVASMSASLKPQVKDGESLTTHYDKIVADCKAVGTDLLRIGMLPIDAMASLDKVLEFCHDVNEVTQKLKEDGITLYYHNHHIEFRKYDGKFLLDIIREKAPLLGFELDVHWVQRGGANPLEVIKDYKGKVELIHLKDYRIAEIPQDGFDALYSGDLVKFMDYFTNTIQFAELGTGSLPLKEIIEESISSGARYLLVEQDDTYGVDPFESLKISRDHLLELGYGNLF, translated from the coding sequence ATGGCTAAAGTTAAGATAGGTGTACAAGCGTCAACGGTCAAAAAGAGTTTTGAAGAAGTAGGACCTTATGAAACGTTGAAGAAATTGCACGAAATCGGCTACAATTCGATCGAAATTTCGCAAGTGGCGACAACGCCCGAGAACATTGCTGAAATCCAAAAAGCGACAGCTGATTTCGGAATGGAAGTGGCTTCCATGAGCGCTTCCTTGAAACCGCAAGTGAAAGACGGCGAATCTTTGACGACACACTACGACAAAATCGTAGCTGATTGCAAAGCAGTCGGTACGGATCTGTTGCGCATAGGCATGCTGCCGATCGACGCGATGGCCAGTCTGGATAAAGTGTTGGAATTCTGCCATGACGTCAATGAAGTGACGCAAAAACTGAAAGAAGACGGCATCACCTTGTACTACCATAACCACCACATCGAATTCCGCAAATACGACGGTAAATTCCTGCTGGACATCATCCGCGAAAAAGCGCCATTGTTGGGCTTTGAACTGGATGTTCACTGGGTGCAGCGCGGGGGCGCAAACCCACTTGAAGTCATCAAAGACTACAAAGGCAAGGTGGAATTGATCCATTTGAAGGACTACCGTATCGCTGAAATCCCACAAGATGGCTTCGATGCTTTATACAGTGGGGATCTTGTCAAATTTATGGACTACTTCACAAACACAATTCAATTCGCTGAATTGGGAACAGGCAGCCTGCCTCTGAAAGAAATCATCGAGGAAAGCATCTCATCAGGCGCTCGCTACCTATTAGTGGAGCAGGATGATACTTATGGAGTGGATCCGTTCGAAAGCTTGAAGATTTCTCGCGATCACTTACTGGAATTGGGTTACGGGAACCTGTTCTGA
- a CDS encoding GNAT family N-acetyltransferase, giving the protein MTTPQMFSRETALRLEPVESLDQINELSRLADIIWHEYYLPILGPEQVTYMLENIQSKANLEEDIETGKLDYFLIKSEGQSAGYLAIQLQDDKLFISKLYLLKEARGLGYAYQIMQKMVDLAKQEQKKVLELTVNKYNEGSIAFYEKYGFVRTESIISPIGGGFVMDDYVYQYPLTPEQ; this is encoded by the coding sequence ATGACAACCCCACAGATGTTTTCGCGCGAAACGGCACTCCGGTTGGAACCTGTCGAAAGCTTGGACCAGATCAACGAACTGTCCCGCTTGGCTGACATCATCTGGCATGAATACTATCTGCCGATCCTCGGTCCGGAACAGGTTACCTATATGTTGGAAAATATCCAATCGAAAGCCAATCTGGAAGAGGATATCGAAACAGGCAAACTGGATTACTTCCTCATCAAGAGCGAGGGGCAATCCGCCGGTTACTTGGCTATCCAACTGCAGGACGACAAGCTGTTCATCAGCAAGCTTTACCTGCTGAAGGAAGCCCGCGGACTGGGCTATGCCTATCAGATTATGCAAAAAATGGTTGACTTGGCCAAACAGGAACAAAAAAAAGTCCTGGAGCTTACCGTCAACAAATACAACGAAGGTTCGATCGCATTCTACGAAAAATACGGTTTTGTGCGAACGGAATCCATCATCTCCCCCATCGGAGGCGGCTTCGTGATGGACGATTATGTCTACCAATATCCGCTCACACCGGAACAATAA
- the tyrS gene encoding tyrosine--tRNA ligase yields the protein MNIIDELEWRGAINQQTDAEGLRKLTEDEQIGLYCGVDPTGDSLHIGHLIPFIVLKRFQLAGHRPVILIGGATGSIGDPSGKSEERVLQSMDQIFQNADALTAQMKKLFLSDSSADIRLVNNYDWTKDLTLLDFLRDFGKNFNINTMLAKDIVASRLDTGISFTEFTYQILQSMDFLHLFQNEGVNLQIGGQDQWGNITAGLDLIRKKEGAEAKAFGLTIPLMLKADGTKFGKTAGGAVWLDPKKTTPYEFYQFWVNQDDRDVIKYLKYFTFLSKEEIDALAEKVETEPHKREAQKVLAAEMTRFVHSEQALADALKITKALFTGEVKELTADEIAEGFKNMPTFESNLKEQDLVTWLVDLGIEPSRRQSREDIQNGAISINGDKVTDPGFIITAKNSFEGRFILVRRGKKKYFLVKLVA from the coding sequence ATGAACATCATCGACGAATTAGAATGGCGCGGCGCCATCAATCAACAAACGGACGCGGAAGGTTTACGGAAATTAACGGAGGATGAGCAGATCGGCCTGTACTGCGGCGTAGATCCGACCGGCGACAGCCTGCATATCGGTCACTTGATTCCTTTTATCGTATTGAAGAGGTTCCAGTTGGCAGGACACAGACCCGTCATCCTGATCGGCGGCGCGACCGGATCAATCGGAGACCCAAGCGGAAAGAGCGAGGAACGGGTTCTGCAATCGATGGATCAAATCTTCCAAAATGCAGATGCTTTAACCGCTCAAATGAAGAAACTGTTCCTGTCCGACAGCTCGGCCGACATCCGCCTCGTCAACAACTATGATTGGACCAAAGATTTGACGCTGTTGGATTTCCTGCGCGACTTCGGCAAAAATTTCAACATCAACACGATGCTGGCCAAAGATATCGTAGCCAGCCGCTTGGACACTGGTATTTCCTTCACGGAATTCACTTACCAAATTCTGCAGTCGATGGACTTCCTGCACCTTTTCCAAAATGAGGGCGTCAACCTGCAGATTGGCGGTCAAGACCAATGGGGCAACATCACTGCCGGTTTGGACCTGATCCGCAAAAAAGAAGGCGCGGAAGCAAAAGCTTTCGGGTTGACGATTCCGTTGATGCTGAAGGCGGACGGCACGAAATTCGGCAAGACTGCCGGCGGTGCCGTCTGGTTGGACCCTAAGAAAACAACGCCATATGAGTTTTACCAATTCTGGGTGAACCAGGACGACCGCGATGTCATCAAATATTTGAAATATTTCACTTTCCTTTCGAAGGAAGAGATTGATGCTTTAGCCGAAAAAGTGGAAACTGAGCCGCACAAACGCGAAGCCCAAAAAGTATTGGCAGCTGAAATGACACGCTTCGTCCACAGCGAACAAGCTTTGGCGGATGCGTTGAAGATCACCAAAGCCCTGTTTACTGGCGAAGTGAAGGAATTGACGGCGGACGAAATAGCTGAAGGATTCAAAAATATGCCTACTTTCGAGTCCAACCTGAAGGAGCAGGACTTGGTGACTTGGTTGGTCGATCTGGGCATCGAACCGTCCCGCCGCCAGTCACGCGAAGACATCCAAAACGGCGCCATCTCCATCAACGGCGACAAAGTCACGGATCCGGGCTTCATCATCACTGCCAAAAATTCTTTCGAAGGCCGTTTCATCCTTGTACGCCGCGGCAAAAAGAAATATTTCCTGGTAAAGTTGGTGGCTTGA
- a CDS encoding Gfo/Idh/MocA family oxidoreductase produces the protein MGNKDGMNYAPKGKINRVVEPGAFNVGVTALDHGHINGMTNGLIEAGATIKYVYDPDAEKVANYLESFPDVAVAESLEQILEDPEIQLVAAAAVPNLRSALGNRVMRAGKDYFTDKTGFTTSEQLEETKKVVAETGKKYWIYFSERLHVEGAVFAGQLIDEGKIGRVIQVTGFGPHRLDKEKRPDWFFKKEQYGGILADIGSHQIEQFLYYTGNTDAKVLHSKVGNYNNPDTPELEDYGDATLVGDNGATFIFKVDWFTPDGLGIWGDGRTFITGTEGTIEIRKYINVATEQTGDHLFLVTKDGEEHYSLTGEVGFPFFGEMILDCINRTENAMTQEHIFKAQELCLKAQEQALNITENL, from the coding sequence GTGGGAAATAAAGATGGAATGAATTATGCCCCGAAAGGGAAAATAAACAGGGTAGTAGAACCGGGAGCATTCAACGTAGGTGTAACGGCACTGGACCACGGACACATCAATGGCATGACGAACGGATTGATCGAAGCCGGAGCGACAATCAAATATGTCTACGATCCGGATGCTGAAAAAGTAGCAAATTATCTGGAATCATTCCCGGATGTTGCCGTTGCGGAGTCTTTGGAGCAAATTTTGGAAGATCCGGAAATCCAATTGGTTGCCGCCGCTGCGGTGCCTAACTTGCGCAGTGCGCTGGGAAATCGGGTCATGCGGGCAGGGAAAGACTACTTCACGGATAAAACAGGATTTACCACATCGGAACAATTGGAAGAGACGAAAAAAGTGGTAGCTGAAACGGGTAAAAAATATTGGATTTACTTCAGTGAAAGATTGCATGTGGAGGGAGCCGTATTTGCCGGACAATTGATTGATGAAGGTAAAATCGGCCGCGTCATCCAAGTGACGGGTTTTGGACCTCATCGCCTGGATAAAGAGAAACGTCCGGATTGGTTCTTCAAAAAAGAACAGTACGGCGGCATTTTGGCTGACATCGGCAGCCATCAGATCGAGCAGTTCCTTTACTATACGGGAAACACCGACGCCAAAGTGCTGCACAGCAAAGTCGGGAACTACAACAATCCGGATACACCAGAATTGGAGGACTACGGTGATGCTACGTTGGTCGGAGATAATGGCGCAACCTTCATCTTCAAGGTGGACTGGTTCACACCGGACGGGCTCGGAATATGGGGCGATGGCCGTACTTTCATAACGGGGACGGAAGGAACGATCGAAATCCGCAAATACATCAATGTGGCGACAGAGCAAACCGGCGATCACCTCTTCTTGGTGACGAAAGATGGCGAAGAACACTACTCCTTGACAGGTGAAGTCGGCTTCCCATTCTTCGGTGAAATGATCTTGGACTGCATCAACCGTACCGAAAATGCGATGACGCAGGAACACATTTTCAAGGCGCAGGAACTATGCCTGAAAGCGCAGGAACAAGCGCTCAACATTACCGAAAACCTATAA
- a CDS encoding NAD(P)H-dependent oxidoreductase, which yields MQTLIIVSHPTLADSNTQRFLWESLPAEGVTWHHLESAYPDGQIDQEAEQLQLLQYDRIIFQFPFYWYSSPALLKQWQDIVLTEGFAYGADGSRLSGKEFGLVLALGVNEREYQAGGREGFTISELTRPYQAMATKCGMVFLPSLVVSKFDYLNDTKKKELLIAYQQYLTKDNDASLKSSENWFKLQLQSLGKAGLSEEDQQLVELLITQLEENREQLDDLAWMLAEMEGNQLG from the coding sequence ATGCAAACATTGATCATTGTCAGCCATCCGACGTTGGCTGATTCAAATACGCAAAGATTTCTGTGGGAAAGTCTCCCGGCTGAAGGGGTGACTTGGCACCATCTTGAATCGGCTTATCCGGATGGCCAGATCGACCAGGAAGCCGAACAACTGCAATTGCTCCAATATGACCGCATCATCTTCCAATTCCCGTTTTATTGGTACAGTTCGCCTGCTTTGCTGAAGCAATGGCAGGATATCGTCCTGACTGAAGGTTTCGCCTACGGAGCTGATGGCAGCAGGTTGTCTGGGAAAGAATTCGGCCTTGTTCTGGCCCTAGGTGTGAACGAACGTGAATACCAAGCGGGGGGCAGGGAAGGCTTTACAATTTCGGAACTGACCCGTCCTTACCAAGCGATGGCGACAAAATGCGGAATGGTGTTCCTGCCGTCGCTTGTCGTTTCTAAATTCGATTATCTGAACGACACCAAGAAGAAAGAATTGCTGATCGCTTACCAGCAATACCTGACCAAAGACAATGACGCCAGTCTCAAGTCTTCAGAAAACTGGTTCAAACTTCAACTGCAGTCGCTCGGAAAAGCGGGACTTTCCGAAGAGGATCAGCAACTGGTGGAACTTCTGATCACTCAGTTGGAAGAAAACCGCGAGCAACTGGATGATTTGGCGTGGATGTTGGCGGAGATGGAAGGCAATCAGCTTGGATAA
- the metG gene encoding methionine--tRNA ligase — MAKDKNTFYITTPIYYPSGKLHIGNAYSTIACDVMARYKKLMGFDVFYLTGSDEHGQKIENKAAELGITPKEYVDGMAQDMQDLWKRLDISNNKFIRTTDDDHVQAVQQIFEQLLAQGDIYLGEYEGWYSVSDEEFFTETQLAEVYRDADGKIIGGVAPSGHEVELVKEESYFFRMSKYADRLLAYYDEHPDFIQPESRKNEMINNFIKPGLEDLAVSRTTFTWGIPVKSNPKHVVYVWIDALANYITALGYGSADDSLYRKYWPADVHMVGKEIVRFHTIYWPIMLMALDLPLPKKIFGHGWLLMKEGKMSKSKGNVVYPDMLVERFGLDALRYYLMREVTFGSDGIFTPEDYVNRINYDLANDLGNLLNRTIAMINKYFGGNIPSAPAAETVFDSELKAMAAEVTENYVKEMDNMQFSSALSETWRLISRANKYIDETAPWVLAKDESKQAELGSVMAHLAETLRVVGILLSPFMTQAPFRMYEQLGLDFEKQGAWENVAFGTFPADVKVVEKGTPIFPRLVTEEEVAYIKEQMGGTTPVEEETVAAEWDPTTTVLASEKEKQIKYEDFDKVELKVAEVIDCQKVEGADKLLKFRLDAGDEGHRQILSGIAQWYPDPAYFIGKKVIIVANLKARKMKGEISQGMILSAEKDGVLQVILAPESAANGSTVA, encoded by the coding sequence GTGGCTAAAGACAAAAATACATTTTATATCACTACTCCAATCTATTATCCAAGCGGAAAGCTCCACATCGGAAATGCGTATTCTACTATCGCATGCGATGTAATGGCGCGCTATAAAAAACTGATGGGATTCGATGTGTTCTACCTGACCGGTTCAGATGAGCATGGACAAAAAATCGAGAACAAAGCAGCAGAATTGGGCATCACACCGAAAGAATATGTGGACGGCATGGCCCAGGATATGCAGGATCTGTGGAAGCGTCTGGACATTTCCAACAACAAGTTCATCCGCACGACAGATGATGACCATGTGCAGGCCGTTCAGCAGATCTTCGAACAATTATTGGCACAAGGCGACATCTATCTTGGCGAATACGAAGGCTGGTATTCCGTTTCCGACGAAGAATTCTTTACGGAAACGCAATTGGCTGAAGTATACCGCGATGCCGACGGAAAAATCATCGGCGGGGTTGCTCCAAGCGGACATGAAGTCGAATTGGTGAAAGAGGAGTCCTACTTCTTCCGCATGAGCAAATACGCGGATCGTCTGTTGGCTTATTACGATGAGCATCCCGATTTCATCCAACCGGAGTCGCGCAAAAACGAGATGATCAATAACTTCATCAAACCGGGCCTTGAGGATCTGGCTGTTTCACGGACGACCTTCACCTGGGGGATTCCCGTGAAGAGCAATCCGAAGCACGTGGTCTACGTCTGGATTGATGCTTTAGCGAACTACATCACTGCGTTGGGCTACGGTTCGGCTGATGATTCGCTTTACCGAAAATATTGGCCGGCTGATGTGCATATGGTCGGAAAAGAAATCGTCCGCTTCCACACCATTTATTGGCCGATCATGCTGATGGCTTTGGATCTGCCGCTTCCGAAGAAAATCTTCGGGCACGGCTGGTTGTTGATGAAGGAAGGCAAAATGTCCAAATCAAAAGGCAACGTTGTGTATCCGGATATGCTGGTGGAACGTTTCGGTCTGGATGCTTTGCGCTACTATCTGATGCGCGAAGTGACCTTCGGAAGCGACGGTATCTTTACGCCTGAGGATTACGTGAACCGCATCAACTATGATCTGGCGAACGATTTGGGTAACTTACTCAACAGAACAATCGCCATGATCAATAAATATTTCGGTGGGAACATCCCTTCCGCGCCTGCAGCAGAAACAGTCTTCGATTCTGAGCTAAAGGCTATGGCCGCTGAAGTGACCGAGAATTATGTAAAGGAAATGGACAACATGCAGTTCAGTTCGGCATTGTCCGAAACATGGCGCCTCATTTCCCGTGCGAACAAATACATCGACGAAACCGCTCCGTGGGTCTTGGCGAAGGACGAGTCCAAGCAAGCCGAGTTGGGAAGCGTTATGGCCCATTTGGCTGAAACTTTGCGCGTCGTCGGTATTCTCTTGTCTCCGTTCATGACGCAAGCGCCGTTCAGAATGTACGAACAACTCGGATTGGATTTCGAAAAGCAAGGCGCTTGGGAAAACGTAGCCTTCGGAACGTTCCCTGCAGACGTGAAGGTAGTCGAAAAAGGCACGCCGATCTTCCCACGTCTCGTTACAGAAGAAGAAGTCGCCTACATCAAGGAACAAATGGGCGGAACAACCCCAGTGGAAGAGGAAACAGTAGCGGCCGAGTGGGATCCGACGACTACCGTGTTGGCTTCCGAAAAAGAAAAACAGATCAAATATGAAGATTTCGATAAAGTCGAACTGAAGGTAGCTGAAGTCATCGATTGCCAGAAAGTTGAAGGCGCGGACAAATTGCTGAAATTCCGTCTGGATGCGGGTGATGAAGGCCATCGCCAAATCCTGTCGGGGATTGCGCAATGGTATCCGGATCCTGCCTATTTCATCGGTAAGAAAGTCATCATCGTCGCTAACCTGAAAGCGCGCAAAATGAAAGGCGAAATCAGTCAAGGGATGATCCTGTCCGCTGAGAAGGACGGCGTGCTGCAAGTGATACTCGCACCTGAATCGGCAGCGAATGGTTCTACAGTGGCATAA
- a CDS encoding NlpC/P60 family protein, whose translation MKKKLVAIALAGTILATSIVTPFTAQADEILTKIQQQETKISELDNKQSTAEENLSAITAEVDAAEKRAETLLANRVKTQDEIVALQEDIAELQVVIAQREAQLDEQARSVQVNGSNENYLNFIVASESFTDLVSRIDVVSKMVSANKELVEKQVADQKAVEDKKNKTEDNLNKINAMAMELEQLKGDLQVKRIEQESAIAALAAEKATAESDREMFLAQKEEADQRAAAEAAAVAAAEAAAATVAATVAQASSEEASSAASSVDISSSTVASSESAAPAQTVVSTPVVESAPVVSAPAAAAPVVSAPVAPAPVVTAPALSAPTGDVVSIAAKYIGVPYVWGGKTPSGFDCSGFTSYVFREAYGIEIGGYTVPQENSGTQIAVSAAQAGDLIFWGSRGATYHVAIYVGGGQYIHAPAPGQTVTYSSYNLSGASFAVRVAR comes from the coding sequence TTGAAGAAGAAATTAGTGGCTATCGCATTAGCAGGTACGATCCTTGCAACAAGTATAGTAACGCCTTTTACAGCTCAAGCAGATGAAATCTTAACAAAAATCCAACAGCAAGAAACTAAAATTTCTGAATTGGACAACAAACAAAGCACTGCAGAAGAAAACTTGTCTGCAATCACTGCAGAAGTGGATGCAGCCGAAAAAAGAGCAGAGACTCTTTTGGCAAACCGCGTAAAGACACAAGATGAGATTGTTGCTTTACAAGAAGATATTGCCGAATTGCAAGTTGTCATCGCACAACGCGAAGCACAATTGGATGAGCAAGCAAGATCTGTTCAAGTGAACGGTTCAAACGAAAACTACTTGAACTTTATTGTAGCATCCGAATCTTTCACAGATTTAGTATCCCGCATCGATGTTGTTTCAAAAATGGTTTCGGCCAATAAAGAATTGGTAGAGAAGCAAGTTGCGGACCAAAAAGCTGTTGAAGACAAGAAAAATAAAACTGAAGACAACTTAAACAAAATCAATGCAATGGCCATGGAGTTGGAACAACTTAAAGGCGATCTGCAAGTGAAGAGAATCGAACAAGAAAGCGCAATTGCCGCTTTGGCTGCTGAAAAAGCAACAGCTGAGTCTGACCGCGAAATGTTCTTGGCGCAAAAAGAAGAAGCTGATCAAAGAGCTGCCGCAGAGGCTGCTGCCGTTGCCGCCGCTGAAGCTGCCGCAGCAACTGTAGCTGCAACAGTCGCGCAAGCAAGTTCAGAAGAAGCTTCTTCCGCTGCTTCATCCGTTGATATTTCATCAAGCACAGTTGCAAGTTCCGAATCAGCAGCTCCTGCCCAAACAGTAGTCAGCACTCCGGTAGTCGAAAGTGCACCAGTTGTATCTGCTCCTGCAGCAGCTGCACCAGTCGTCAGCGCACCAGTTGCGCCTGCGCCAGTCGTGACTGCACCGGCATTATCTGCACCGACAGGCGATGTTGTTTCCATTGCTGCGAAATACATCGGCGTTCCTTATGTATGGGGCGGAAAAACACCATCAGGATTTGACTGCTCTGGTTTCACGTCATATGTCTTCAGAGAAGCATACGGCATCGAAATCGGTGGCTACACAGTTCCTCAAGAAAACTCAGGTACACAGATTGCTGTATCAGCCGCACAAGCGGGAGATTTGATTTTCTGGGGTTCAAGAGGCGCGACTTATCACGTTGCGATCTACGTAGGCGGCGGACAATACATCCACGCTCCAGCACCAGGCCAAACAGTTACTTATTCTTCTTACAACCTTTCCGGCGCATCATTTGCCGTACGTGTTGCAAGATAA
- a CDS encoding TatD family hydrolase: protein MDKLLFDTHTHLNVDAFAEDVDAAIVRAHEAGVGRFAVVGFDADTIKKSLELSAKYPEIYSIIGWHPTEAATYTAAVEDSLMALLEEKKVVAMGEMGLDYHWDTAPHDVQAKVFRRQIAIAKELELPISIHMRDATEDTYRILKEEDVRDIGGIMHSFSGDVDYMKKFLDLGMHISISGVVTFKKATEVHEVAKAVPIERLLVETDAPYLAPVPFRGKRNEPAYVRYVAEKIAELRGQAFEQIALQTTKNANTLFGLDDR from the coding sequence ATGGATAAACTATTATTTGATACACACACGCATCTGAATGTGGACGCTTTTGCGGAAGATGTGGACGCGGCCATCGTAAGGGCCCATGAAGCAGGTGTCGGAAGATTTGCGGTCGTGGGCTTCGATGCGGACACCATAAAAAAATCGCTTGAATTGAGCGCGAAATATCCCGAAATCTACAGCATCATCGGCTGGCACCCTACCGAAGCAGCCACCTATACTGCGGCTGTGGAAGACAGCCTGATGGCACTGCTTGAAGAAAAAAAGGTTGTTGCCATGGGTGAGATGGGGCTGGATTACCATTGGGACACAGCGCCGCATGACGTCCAGGCGAAAGTGTTCAGAAGGCAAATCGCGATCGCAAAAGAATTGGAACTGCCGATCAGCATCCATATGCGTGATGCCACCGAAGACACCTACCGCATTCTGAAGGAAGAGGATGTGCGCGACATAGGCGGCATCATGCACAGTTTCAGCGGTGACGTGGACTACATGAAGAAGTTTTTGGATTTGGGGATGCACATTTCGATCAGCGGAGTCGTCACCTTCAAAAAGGCGACCGAAGTCCATGAAGTGGCCAAAGCTGTACCGATCGAGAGGCTTTTGGTCGAAACCGACGCGCCTTATCTGGCTCCCGTTCCTTTCCGCGGAAAGCGAAATGAGCCGGCATATGTACGCTATGTAGCCGAAAAGATTGCGGAATTGCGCGGCCAGGCCTTCGAACAGATCGCGCTGCAGACAACCAAAAACGCAAACACATTATTCGGGTTGGATGACAGATGA